Proteins from a genomic interval of Dermacentor variabilis isolate Ectoservices chromosome 8, ASM5094787v1, whole genome shotgun sequence:
- the LOC142591545 gene encoding uncharacterized protein LOC142591545, protein MALPHLQARRCLSFLAEVFFLAGVIWLLLLTVASLLSSGSQKTSAAEHAGGLLVGLLFVLPAPLLFLMDAVCRRTHRAPQDLSLWPAARRRRPAPAQRDPSPPSSPGLAEEGLAAAFPAPDPHWWAERPPTYEEAIRMPKFEDLHTPRVHQARVYYQVRGSDGKH, encoded by the exons atgGCGCTCCCGCACCTGCAGGCGCGCCGGTGCCTGTCGTTCCTCGCGGAAGTGTTCTTCCTCGCCGGCGTCATCTGGCTCCTGCTCCTAACGGTGGCGTCGCTGCTGAGCTCGGGCAGCCAGAAGACCAGCGCCGCCGAGCACGCCGGCGGACTGCTGGTCGGCCTGCTCTTCGTCCTCCCGGCCCCGCTGCTCTTCCTCATGGACGCAGTGTGCAGGAGGACGCACAGGGCGCCGCAG GATTTGTCGCTGTGGCCAGCGGCTCGCCGGCGTCGGCCGGCGCCCGCGCAGCGCGATCCGAGCCCGCCGTCCAGCCCTGGGCTGGCCGAGGAAGGCCTGGCCGCGGCCTTCCCGGCGCCCGACCCCCATTGGTGGGCCGAGCGCCCGCCCACGTACGAGGAGGCGATACGGATGCCCAAGTTCGAGGACCTTCACACGCCCAGGGTGCACCAGGCCCGAGTTTACTACCAGGTGCGTGGCAGTGACGGCAAGCACTGA